In the Dehalogenimonas sp. THU2 genome, ACCCGATCGGGGAGACGTACAGGTCGCCGCTATACGAATCGTTCGAAGCGTTCCTTGGGTACCTTACAGATGGGGCAGTTGTCCGGCGGTTCGGACCGGGCGCACAGGTAGCCGCAGACCTTGCACCGCCATACCGGCTGGGATAAGTTAACCGTGAAGCCGCCGGGGGCGGCTGATTCTTTCGGTTCTGGCATTTGCTGACCTCTTCTTTCCGGCACCGGCTGCAACTCCTGTTTGCCTTGCAGTATGGGCGTGTTGACGTAAAGACCGCAAAAGCAGGCACCGTATTCACTGATGTCCGGGTCGCGGTAGTCGCAGGGGCAGATGGTGTCCAGGTCTTCCGATTTGACGCCGGAAGCCAGGCGGCAGGGACACGCTTGGTAACCGTAACGGTCGATATTAACCAATAATCCCTCGACCAGCGATCTGGTGAAATCGATGTCTGGATTCAGATGGTAACCCCCGCCTTCGGCTTCTGTGTTAAGCTTCCGGTAGTGTTTCTCGACCGCCTCCGGATCAAGTTTGTAGTCTTTCATTTGAGTGCCTGACGGATCTCCTCTTCTTTGAAACCAACGATGCATTTCTCGCCGTCGATGACCAGTGTAGGGAAGGAGATTGCAGGATTCCAGGTGGTAATCTCTTTGACCGCGGCGTCCCGGTCCGCGCCGGTCAGCAGGTCAACGTACTCGTAATTGTATTCTATTCCCATGTCGTCCAGGAGTTTTTTGGTCTTGCCGCACCAGACGCAGGTGGACAGGGCATAGAGCATGACGTCGCCTTTGTGAGCGCCTTCGACTTTAATCTTGGTCATTTCAGCTTCTCCTTCTTCGTTACCCGGGGTTTGGGAGTTTTCGGCGGTAGAGCTGCCGCGTAGGCGATCGATTTGCCGATCCAGGCGGCGAAATCAGCGGGACTTTCATACAGCGCCTCGGGCACGGTCATGTACTCTTTCATCAGCCGGCCCGGGAAAGGCTCGAACGGCAATGATTCGTCGTAGTCCTGACGGATATGCCTCCGGTCGGGTTCGGTCAGGCGCAGGATAATGCTGGACTGGTGCACCCCGGCGAACATGTTGCCGTTGACGAAGTACGCCGGACAGCCGAACATCATGCGCTTCTGGGCCGGGAAGGCGCCCATGGCGTCCGCCAGGATATCCGAAAGCCCGGTGGAGCACTTTTCCCATTTCATAGTCATATATTTAATTGTGGCCTATCGATTGAGTTGTGTCAAAATGGCGATGACCGGCGGTAAAGTTATTGACAGGCCGGCGAATCGAACGTATCATTGTATATAAGCAGTCGCGCGACTGGCGGAAGTGGAATGAACCACGTGGAGCGCGATTATCAAGAAGCCGACCGCCTGGGCAAACCGCTCAGGCGGTTTTGTGTTTTCGGAGGGAAGGCTATGTTCTCAAGAGAGTGGTTCGTGTACGTATTCGGACGGTGGATACTGCTGTCTGGCATCGCCGGGGCGATCATGCAGGTCATCATCGCCGACAAGATCGGGGTGCCGACATTTCCGGCCTTCCTGCTCAACCAGCTTATCCTGGCCTCCGTCTTCTGGTACGTGGATAAGTACATCTTCCAGCGGCACTTCGGCAGCGTCAAGCAGATGTTCAAGTTCCCCCGGGTGCGGGGCGAGTTCACCCCGGCGCACCAGTTCGACAAGATCGCCGAAGAG is a window encoding:
- a CDS encoding ferredoxin-thioredoxin reductase catalytic domain-containing protein; translation: MKDYKLDPEAVEKHYRKLNTEAEGGGYHLNPDIDFTRSLVEGLLVNIDRYGYQACPCRLASGVKSEDLDTICPCDYRDPDISEYGACFCGLYVNTPILQGKQELQPVPERRGQQMPEPKESAAPGGFTVNLSQPVWRCKVCGYLCARSEPPDNCPICKVPKERFERFV
- a CDS encoding glutaredoxin family protein; this encodes MTKIKVEGAHKGDVMLYALSTCVWCGKTKKLLDDMGIEYNYEYVDLLTGADRDAAVKEITTWNPAISFPTLVIDGEKCIVGFKEEEIRQALK
- a CDS encoding TfoX/Sxy family protein, with the protein product MTMKWEKCSTGLSDILADAMGAFPAQKRMMFGCPAYFVNGNMFAGVHQSSIILRLTEPDRRHIRQDYDESLPFEPFPGRLMKEYMTVPEALYESPADFAAWIGKSIAYAAALPPKTPKPRVTKKEKLK